The window TGCCGGCTGTGTTACCAGAGGCAGGCAGTACCGTAGCTTCTTGCTGAACGAGTTCCCCGACATCAGTGACTTCAACAGTTGCCAAAAGGTGTGCAACCAGCATCCGCAGTGCGAATGGTTCACTTACTTGACCGACACCAAACGATGCATCCTCCACTCACACAAACCGCGGGAAGGCGTGGAGAACGTGAACGCTGTGGCTGGTCCGAAGCGTTGCCCTATCTGTGTCATCGATGGGTATGATTTCAAGGGAGAGCGAAACCTTTCGGACCAAGGGCAGCGTGGCGTGAACTCTCtcagcgcgtgcgaggcggcCTGCCAGGCCGAGCAGTCTTGTCACTACTTTCTCTTCGATACGCACAAGAAATGCCTTTTCAAGGTTAGCAATAATGCTGTGCTCGGGCTCCATCCTGCAAAGAACTACATAGCCGGTCCTAAAACGTGCGCGGCCCACTGGTGCATCATGCCTAACACTGACTACCCCAAGAACGATCTTAGAAGGATGTTGACTGAATCGGCGGCAGAGTGTCAGAAGAAATGCCTCAACGACGAGCGGTGCGAGTACTTCTCGTGGGATTCCGGCTCCAAGTTGTGTTGGCACAAAGCAGGGTCTCAGGTTCCAAACAGCAAGGTTAGGAAGAATGGTATATTCTCGGGGCCCAAACATTGTGGGTTGCCGACGACTATGGTCGTGGAGGAGACGAAGTACACAGGAGATGAGGTCGCTACGCTTCCACGGTCGGAAGTGGGCACCTTTGCTGCGTGTCAACTGAGTTGTTGGGAAAACAACAAATGCGCCTTTTTCCATTTCAACAACGAGGGGTGTACCCTGTCAGGCTTGCGGGCTGTGCCGCAGACTGACTCGTCGTCGAGAGGAGGTAACGTATCTCTCTAGTCATTTCTTGTCTACAGGAAGTGGTGGGCGACTGCCTGAGGGGGGAAGGGGTAGATAAGGGCTGACGTTAAGCCATCGTGGTCTGCGtgtcgccgcgtgcgcacaTTCTCTCGAATGAAGTCAGGGGCACCATTCTTTCGGATGTGATGCCCTGTCCGCCCCATCAAACACATGACATGGCTGAGCAATTTGGCTGGCGCTATGTGAGCTGCTAAGTTTTTATCCATCAAATGTAATACAGACTGGTATTTTACCATGCGCTTACCTCTTGTCAGCGGGTCCCCGCACCAGGGTTCGAGACTTCTGTAGATGTTCGAGAGGCAGGTCATAGCAGCAGCACAAAACGCACCCTCTGAGCAAGGATGCTGATGGGACCGGCGTTCTCATGCGGGTCCCAGAAACACATTGACTCATTCAGTAGAAACCCCCGCAAGCCGTGTGAAACTGTCGTTCGAGTGAGGGGAGAGACTGCAGTAACAGTGGAGATGCGTGTGGCGGGGTTGGGCAAGCGCACGAACTCGGCGTGGTTAGCTCTTTCGCGCAAACACTGGTCGACACCACCCGCCTGCGTAGGCGGAAGAGCATCTACTAACGTGAACTCTCTGCGAACTGCGAGGTGCCCATGTTCTGTCGGCGCACAAAGGGGGAGGAGCCGCCGGGTTGGCGGGAGTAGCGGCGGCAACCTAGGAAACCAGTGGCACCACGAACACACACGTGCGTGCAGTCCACCAGTGGGTTTGGAATGATTTGCCGCTAGAGAGAGGGAAACTTTTGTGCATTCATGCGCAGCACCCTTACTATCCAGTACCGCTTGCGAGCGTGCGGCATCGCCCAGTAGAGCAGCCGGGGTCCGTGCTTCATTACGATCACTTGCTGCAGCCAGGACGCAGCAaccttcggcgtcgcctcctcacgCACGAACCACTGTAACCATTTCAACCGATGACACTAGATAGACTTCACCGATTCACGCGGTCAGACAatcccgcgcctgcgggcatGACGCCACGCGGCCTGCAACTGGAAGCGCAGCGTACGATCTTCGAGCTGCCGTGGCAACTGCGCGGGTGGCACACCAGGTGATGTATCAGCGCGCACCGACCAGGTATGGTATCTTCTGGACCCGTTGCGCATGCGTCTCATGTCTCGTTTGTGCTCGTTTTCTTGGCAGCTCGACAGAAAAGGAAACCCGTTGTGGTCACGCGTCAgtgtcgcctctgcggtACTTTCTAGCGCTCCTCGGCAGATGCAGCATCTGGGGATGGTTAGCGAGACTTTCACTGTTCAGAGTCCCCGGGGGGGCCTCCACCAGACTACGCGCAGGTCACCCGCATGCTGCGGCCTCCGACACGCTACCGGGAACATCGTGGCGTCGATTTTTGAATGCCTGATGTAGCCCTATCTGAATAGGAAACGTGTATGCGATACATTCGGTGGCAGGTCGTTGTGACAATGCTGCGGCGTGCCTCGGGGGACGGTGCTGCAAACGAGCAGCGCCAAGCGGACACGACTTAGTACTGTGCTGTGCGGTTCGCTCTCAGGCAGTCGTCGTTCCGTGACCTGCCGGCTCCCACGTGCAAACTCGGTAGTTTCGAACTGTTGCCTGGTTTCCGAGTCTGCTGGGGCCaggccgcctgcgtccgcctTCCACTGTAAAACGAGCGCCTTCTGACATATCCGTTTGTTGGCGTTCACTGACATCGGGGGAAACTCGCACGCTAGAGGCCGCTGCAACGCGATTCCACCGTTTTATGCCTTCGCATTTTAGGAGCCATGTAACTGTCGGTCCACATACACGCTATCTCAGTCACTCTCCTGTCCGttcacgcgcacgcgagcggGTTCGTAGTGCGTTGGTGTGGCCTTTCTGTGGATTTGCGCCCGGTTCGGCGTAGTgacgaggcgacgaagcTGATCCTTCCCGCAGCAGGGACATCACACGATGCTTTCGTGTCTGCTCTTtgctgctgcgggcgcggcttccgcgatttcggcacgcgccgcccgacTGGTTTTCATCTGTTCGGTCCTCGCATTCACCTGCGCGTCATGCGGCCGCCACGCCCTGGCACATGACAAGGTTTTCTCGGCTTCTGACTCTCCGTCAGAGCTGACAACTCCGGGGATTCTCGCCTTTGGCATCGCCGATGCTTGCGTGGGCAGCGAGGGGCTGGCTGAGAGTCAGAGAGGTCACGGAGGCGGGCAGCCCCCGGGCGTCGAACCACCTTCCCTGGCTGagcgcgtttcttctcgtggcggcgccgaagctAGTCCAcatcgcgccgcagcagaagcggGTGCCAGTGGGCTGCCGCAGGGGCGTGCGCGAGGGGATGGGCAAGGGCCGCTGACCGCGGAGAGGGCctgtgcagcagcgaggaatGACAGGAGCGGCGGGGCTGCTTTGGCCTCGGCGGACTGCGCAGCGAATGTGCCAGACCCGCAGTCCTCTCGAGGCTACCAGCGCGCCGAAGGGGAGATGCCTGCGCTGTTCCCTAGACGCGGACCAGCTCAGCCCACAGGCGGTCATGCAAGCTGCGCCTCCCCCACGCCAGGGACGAACGACGGCGACACGCGAAAGCCGGACAGCTCCTCGCCTGCTTTGTCGTCTGCGCtccgtcgcgcagctgcggcggtcTCCTCTATGGCCTGGGCTGCGCTGCCGTGTTCACCCCGTGAGCCCGTGGAGCCGCAAAAGTCGTCCACAGCCTCCGCCGAGCCGCCTCctgcgaagaagggcgcggTGGTCGCGGGCAAGTTCCTTCTTCTCAGTCAGCTACACAGTGGTCTACACAGTGGTTTTTCTCCGTCGGCTCTTCCCTATCTCGGAGCTGCGCATGGGGGCTCGCCGGGCGTTTCAGCcacgcacgcagctgcggccttcATCTCTGCGGTGGCGGAGAACACGCGGACGCTGAACGGAGAACAGGGAAGTGTCGCGCCTGCTTTTGACCCTCGCCCCTTTGTCCGCccttcctcttttcttccGCCGGGCGTCTCATTCTCAagcctgtctctccctccggACTCCACTCGCCGGTCCTCGCACCTGTTgaagccggcggagacgcgagcgcgtgCTCGCGAAGAACCTGCAGGAAGCGACCCGAGTCTCCAGCTTCCGCCCAGAGttgagggcgacgacgcgttgCTGCCTGCGTTCCCTCTGGCTGGAGCTCCCACTGGGGATCCGCACCGGTCACCTCCGCCACGTAGTAGAGGTCAACCCGCCTTTCCGCTGGCAGAGTCGCCGCCTTTGTGCGGCGAAAACACCCGAGGGGAAAGGTGCTCCCCCCCGCTGACGCAACCAGCGACCTGGCTAATCGGGTGCACGTTTTTTCCCGCCCGCCCACGGACCACGAAGCGTCAAGGCGCAGtccgtcgtctcctccgcgccgcatcTCTTCCGTGTGCGGGAACGGGCATCGAGCCGAGGGGGGCAGCTGCCTCCCCGTATCCCACGGAATGCTGGCTCTTCAGTCTCGCCATACCGGTGAAAaggagagcggaggagccgTGTTGCAAGTGCTCACTCGTGAGGCcgagcgccgccccccgcgcttcgtcgccccgccgcccctgACGGCTCGCGGAGCCCAACTCGCCGAGCGGGACGGGACGGGGTCTGCTGCGCCCGACGCGTGGTCTGCGGTTGCGTACTACGACGAGGATGTCCAGCGGCTGTGGATCGTCGCCTTCGAAGGCCCTTCCCTGTTTCAGCGCTTCGATCGGTCGGACCGAGGCaacggcggaggcagcgaagaggccaTTGCCGTGACCAGCGAGACCGCCTCTTCGGGGCGCTGCCTCAACCCGGATATGTAAGAGGGCTCACGCGGAGCTGCCAGacacgagaaaaaaagccgAGCTGTCGCCTAGCCCCGAAGTCTCTCTATCGGCTTAGCGGCGCGGTGTGCGCGTGCTCAAGCGGACGCAAGACGAAacaagagaggcagaagcgtTAGAAACGCTCTGCGCTACGCCTCTACGCGGGGTCGTTTTGCCTCTCAGCCGGGGGTTGACTTAGCCCTTTCCTGCAAACCCCTCCAGCGCCTGTGGGCTTGTTCCCCGCGTTCCGGTCGCAGCTGGTCGGgcggtcttcttcgccgtgtCTGTGTCTGGACTCTCGTGTAGTCTCGTTCTCTCCCATGCCCTTTGTGgcctctgttttctctcgcctcctccctcacGTGCGTCTTTCTTTTATGGCTCGGGTGTCGAGGGCGATCTCCTGAAGAACTCGGGCTTTCCAAGGGGGATCCATGTAGACACAAGGCCGCGTGCAACTGgctctctgcgtgccgcTGCAGATACCTCAAGGCCTTTCCGTTCTGgtccgacggcgacgagaagcACTACAAACTCTTCAAGAAGATCGGACAAGGCGCGTATGGCGAGGTGAGAAAGAGCTACGCAACCGCAGAGAACCGTGGACGCCatgccgcggcgacgagcgtcgcagcgcctcgctgggcGACGCGGGTCTCGTTCCGCTCAGCCGGTGCTTGACGCCCAGGGCCAGGCACCCCAGGGCAGGGGCGAGACGACCCCATTTGAGGCGTGGGCGTGCGCCGATgacgcggcttctgcgcgacTTCGTACGCTCTTCCTCATTGGCGAAGGCGTGCTTtgtctcgctgcagcagcgtctgccTTTCTGCCCGGCTCGGCCGTGCGAGAGCGGCTTCGCTGAACTCGTTTCAAGCCGTGCACGCGGTTCCCCGTCGTGTCTCTTGTTTCGCTTCGAGTTCGCAGGTCTGGAAGGCCTTGGCTCTCGATAGCGGCGCCGAGCACAGACACGTCGTCCtgaagcgcatgcggcaTCCGCGCGATCGCCGCGGCAAGCAGATTCGCTTgagtggagagagagaaattTTCTTCGGTGAGGGGCCGCAACCCCGCTTGCGAGCACCCCGCCTTCGTCGGGCGGTCTCACGTTTTCcctgtcgcgcgcgtgccCGGTTCGCAGTTCTCGTCTTTCGCGGTAGCTCCCGGGCCTCTCAGTGCAGTTCAAtctgccttctcctccgccctTTGTCCTCTCTCGTGCGTCGCGATCCTTTCCCTCCGGTCGGGGTCtgtccgcggctgcgtctctgcgcctggtcttgcgcctctccgcgcgagcgctcTGCGCCCCTGGTTGGGCTggccttttttctcttcgcttctttttcGTGCCCTCGGTCTCTTTTGCGAGCTCGTGTTCGCCTCTGTTCGGGCCCGCTGCAGgccgtgcgcctcgcgcagcgagagacagccgtgggcgcggaggccaACCAGTTGAGAATCTGCGCACCGGTAGGAACTGCAGCCGCAGTGGCCTTagcagagaaagaagctCGGGCGGCACGCACCTCTAGAGAAAAGAcaggcgcgcgaccgcgcgaaggaggcgtcTGGTTTGTTCGCTGGCGCCGGGCGAAGAAGACCCTCTCCACgactgcgcgtctccttctcttccctCAGGCCAAATGCTCTCGGGGGCAGGGCACATCGCTCGCTTCCTTGAGGCGTTCACGCTGCCTGGCGacccggcggccgccgaggccgcttCTCCTGCGGACGTGACAGACACAGGGAGGAGaccagacgccgcgcccgcagacccTTCCGGGGCTGGTCGGGGAGCCGGAGCTCGccagcgcgcagcaggcgccgcgggggcgaaggaggcggacggagaaagccgcgacggcgcgaggcgcgccgccgcggcgaccttGCGGGGGAAGCGAgaccggggggggggagggggtgacagcgaggagagcagcGCCAGTGAAGAGAGCCAAGCGAAGAcagcaggacgcgcgcggccgggagagccgcgcgaagaggacCCGCGCGCGAACGGGGAGGATCAAGGCGCaaggcgcgacgaggaggaggacctATGGCTCGTCTTCGTGAACGAAGGCTACTCGTTGTCGCacctctttttctcgcccgacgagcgacgaggaggtaTCTTGGCGCCCGTAAGATCAGGGCAAAAAGAAGCGGAAAATGCACGCACACGAGTGCGCGCACGTTTCCTGCTCTCGGGTGTTTGCCTTGCCTTTCTCGAGACAACTCCTTTGCACGTTACGATAGCCGCACCGTTGTAGCTGTAGAAGGTgcgctccccccctctcccccacCTGCATGCTTATTTGCGAGCGGAACTGTGCGTATGCCTGCATGCGGAGTCTTTCTGCTCGGAGGACAACTACGCACACATGTCTGCATATATAATGAATGCGTGTGCAGGACATAGCTCTGCGGAGGTGATTATAGGAATGTATGAGCGCCAACATTTACGTATCGAAGTCTCCAGAGGAGCAAGTTGCGCACttacacatgtatatatatatatatatatatatatatatgtgtaagCACATGTACACATGTTGATGCATGTGCGTCTGAAACCGTTGTCAGCTGCGTGTCACGCGCTACGCGTATGTCCTGTCCTGTTGGCTGCGTGTTTCCGCAgtttttctccctcgcgtctTTTCATTTTCTTGGACTTTTTTCTGTCATGTGCGTTGCGCCAGTCGGAGCTTTGGTGGCTTCTGAAGCGTCGCGGCAAGCTGCCGGGGGACCGGGCCCGAAACCCGTCTGGGGGTCCGGTGCCGGGCAGCGGGTTCTCGTCCGagttttcttcctctgctggagcgcggccgcgcgcggcgtcgccgtttcAGGCCTTCTACGAGGTCTTTTCGCAgggctcggcgcctcccgacttccttctcttcctccgcgtcatTGTGCGGCAGCTCCTCGAAGCGACCGCTCACGCGCACAGAGCCGGCATCACCCACCGCGACGTGAAGCCAGTACGGGGCTGTCTcgttttctgcttcgcgctcgACTCGCACGAgcgctctctgccgcgcctgttttctctcctcttcgctcagTCCATTTTCGCGTAGGGCGTGTGGGCAAGCAGCTTTGTGCGTGCGTGCTGCGCCCGGCTTTGTTATTTTTTTTTGCTCTAGGAAGCGTGTACTTCCTGCTTGCTACTCCTGCGCATGGGCTGCGGTTCTCGTGGGTCGCGGTgaagggcgacgcg is drawn from Besnoitia besnoiti strain Bb-Ger1 chromosome VI, whole genome shotgun sequence and contains these coding sequences:
- a CDS encoding PAN/Apple domain-containing protein (encoded by transcript BESB_064630); amino-acid sequence: MRFSRADLPPWLTLFIATAALSLPRVTEAIRHQGLRTQAAGAHSFVETQITSAGCVTRGRQYRSFLLNEFPDISDFNSCQKVCNQHPQCEWFTYLTDTKRCILHSHKPREGVENVNAVAGPKRCPICVIDGYDFKGERNLSDQGQRGVNSLSACEAACQAEQSCHYFLFDTHKKCLFKVSNNAVLGLHPAKNYIAGPKTCAAHWCIMPNTDYPKNDLRRMLTESAAECQKKCLNDERCEYFSWDSGSKLCWHKAGSQVPNSKVRKNGIFSGPKHCGLPTTMVVEETKYTGDEVATLPRSEVGTFAACQLSCWENNKCAFFHFNNEGCTLSGLRAVPQTDSSSRGGNVSL
- a CDS encoding hypothetical protein (encoded by transcript BESB_064640), with protein sequence MLSCLLFAAAGAASAISARAARLVFICSVLAFTCASCGRHALAHDKVFSASDSPSELTTPGILAFGIADACVGSEGLAESQRGHGGGQPPGVEPPSLAERVSSRGGAEASPHRAAAEAGASGLPQGRARGDGQGPLTAERACAAARNDRSGGAALASADCAANVPDPQSSRGYQRAEGEMPALFPRRGPAQPTGGHASCASPTPGTNDGDTRKPDSSSPALSSALRRAAAAVSSMAWAALPCSPREPVEPQKSSTASAEPPPAKKGAVVAGKFLLLSQLHSGLHSGFSPSALPYLGAAHGGSPGVSATHAAAAFISAVAENTRTLNGEQGSVAPAFDPRPFVRPSSFLPPGVSFSSLSLPPDSTRRSSHLLKPAETRARAREEPAGSDPSLQLPPRVEGDDALLPAFPLAGAPTGDPHRSPPPRSRGQPAFPLAESPPLCGENTRGERCSPPLTQPATWLIGCTFFPARPRTTKRQGAVRRLLRAASLPCAGTGIEPRGAAASPYPTECWLFSLAIPVKRRAEEPCCKCSLRFDRSDRGNGGGSEEAIAVTSETASSGRCLNPDIYLKAFPFWSDGDEKHYKLFKKIGQGAYGEVWKALALDSGAEHRHVVLKRMRHPRDRRGKQIRLSGEREIFFGRAPRAARDSRGRGGQPVENLRTGQMLSGAGHIARFLEAFTLPGDPAAAEAASPADVTDTGRRPDAAPADPSGAGRGAGARQRAAGAAGAKEADGESRDGARRAAAATLRGKRDRGGGGGDSEESSASEESQAKTAGRARPGEPREEDPRANGEDQGARRDEEEDLWLVFVNEGYSLSHLFFSPDERRGGILAPSELWWLLKRRGKLPGDRARNPSGGPVPGSGFSSEFSSSAGARPRAASPFQAFYEVFSQGSAPPDFLLFLRVIVRQLLEATAHAHRAGITHRDVKPENVLLRPSFPLDIRLADWGSAILTSAHRNATAIETFFSLLDEGEPSAAQETKGYQPPESFATASIRLNSAREDAAELGHQATEILEAARDAAAERSEEAHVKERELGGRACPGELERRFAFQSAAAVEKALLYQALGALCLVPWPQDHAPSLFVSALSPSARRPFPPQATRLEEPFNAPPARAALLSSSSSQGGCRSGSAGGAAPLAAGSSAFADEAAVMAAPSLAVAPLRYFAPVYLSPFLTNYLFGSVLRVLVSLCDSLSSYSAALGYVCRAACPVADFRACGGDRGLERAEGDARDSAPHAVGRGAQGDSPPPRLLEREPERAASGTLKAQGLDSPEEARAELFQFLQLVRREEETGLSLAAPPPGPCPSPSSPTCAAAGEPRVVCRARRGREAAGGAQAFCREALGGAAEETAGGRAFRLAPNGSAKLLASPGALSREGDGGAKDAAVVVRAQRNALIQAARGAAELAVAAKKPKGRKRVERAEEEAGETADGEETERDTEKTGELPPEGGARSWKRKMSHDPAECDDALFARLLRERDRASVGLPNGLARDLLRKLLAFDPQERLSAEEALRHPWFSVSPAAAGTQQRELREGRE